One Mycoplasmopsis caviae DNA segment encodes these proteins:
- the asnS gene encoding asparagine--tRNA ligase produces the protein MTTVDIKKIFENPKEFKNKKITVKGWISSSRGNKHIRFIIMNDGSSVQSLQVICKNRKGFNFSLLDQIHTGAAVEVKGIIILTPKAQQPFELEALSFKLLRDADLDFPIQKQGINLETLREIPHVRHRTNILRSTMLIRSTLAKEVHKYFDDNGYLYFNAPIITSNDGEGAGETFVVNDDNSKDPFFGTKKATLGVTGQLHAESYAIGFKKVYTFAPTFRAEHSNTKKHAAEFWMIEPEVAFYELKDVIKLADNMLKCVIKNTIKKHPAEFKYLQENVDSNLLERLNHFLKTKLSIIDYRDAISELAKVKEQFENKNIEFGLDLATEHERFISEKLFNGPVAVINFPKKFKAFYMHQNDDNETVAAFDLLVPGIGELIGGSQREVRYDKLLQRALEVGISQEELQWYLDLRRFGDSGSSGFGVGFERLVMYVTGIDNIRDVIPYPRTSGNIKM, from the coding sequence ATGACAACAGTTGATATTAAAAAAATATTTGAAAATCCAAAAGAATTTAAGAACAAAAAAATCACAGTTAAGGGTTGAATTTCTTCAAGCAGAGGTAACAAGCATATAAGATTTATTATTATGAATGATGGTTCAAGTGTGCAATCGCTACAAGTTATTTGCAAAAATCGTAAAGGGTTTAACTTTAGTTTATTAGATCAAATTCACACAGGAGCAGCAGTTGAAGTTAAAGGTATTATTATACTAACACCAAAAGCTCAACAACCTTTTGAATTAGAAGCATTAAGTTTTAAACTTTTAAGAGATGCAGATCTTGATTTTCCTATCCAAAAACAAGGTATCAATTTAGAAACATTAAGGGAAATACCACATGTACGTCATAGAACAAATATTTTAAGATCAACAATGTTGATTAGATCTACACTAGCAAAGGAAGTTCATAAATATTTTGATGACAATGGATATTTATATTTTAATGCACCAATAATTACAAGTAATGATGGTGAGGGTGCGGGCGAAACTTTTGTTGTCAATGATGATAATTCAAAAGACCCGTTTTTTGGAACAAAAAAAGCAACACTTGGAGTTACAGGTCAACTGCATGCTGAAAGTTATGCGATTGGTTTTAAAAAAGTGTATACTTTTGCCCCTACATTTAGAGCTGAACACTCAAACACTAAAAAGCATGCAGCTGAATTTTGAATGATTGAGCCCGAAGTTGCTTTTTATGAATTAAAAGATGTAATTAAACTTGCTGATAATATGCTTAAATGTGTAATTAAAAATACAATTAAAAAACATCCTGCAGAGTTTAAATATTTACAGGAAAATGTTGATAGCAATCTTTTGGAACGTTTAAATCATTTCTTGAAAACTAAACTTAGTATTATAGACTATCGTGATGCAATTAGTGAATTAGCAAAAGTAAAAGAACAATTTGAAAATAAGAATATTGAATTCGGATTAGATTTAGCAACTGAACACGAAAGATTTATTTCAGAAAAACTCTTCAATGGACCTGTTGCTGTTATTAACTTCCCTAAGAAATTCAAAGCATTTTATATGCACCAGAATGATGATAATGAAACTGTTGCAGCGTTTGATCTTCTAGTGCCTGGCATTGGAGAGCTTATTGGTGGAAGCCAAAGAGAAGTAAGATATGATAAATTGTTGCAAAGAGCTCTTGAAGTTGGAATAAGTCAAGAAGAATTGCAATGATATTTAGACCTACGTCGTTTTGGTGATAGTGGTTCAAGTGGTTTTGGAGTAGGATTTGAAAGACTTGTTATGTATGTTACAGGTATAGATAACATTCGTGATGTTATTCCATACCCAAGAACATCCGGAAATATTAAAATGTAA
- a CDS encoding PQ-loop repeat-containing protein codes for MEYVQYTFGTLASIVMVALCIPQIIQLLKTKKVGNVSYPTFIIYFFGGFIFVLTMLLKSGVGVYKLEDPIVNVLGNVIFTILMAFTITLFFIYDTKAKNGFKIGIGSLLWLLVLVGITFTIAAYSSPKARLNLGADNGWMIAASVIATCCCALPFTIQIAKTIKSKSADGISLPMLYLGIILNALLCIYLGLVVKFNTPTWYVFVIFQLIAIVVYVIQIYFYYYYKNRTSKQQETNVEKQN; via the coding sequence ATGGAGTATGTTCAATATACTTTTGGTACACTGGCAAGCATTGTGATGGTTGCTCTTTGTATACCTCAGATTATTCAATTACTAAAGACAAAAAAAGTTGGTAATGTTTCCTATCCAACTTTCATAATTTATTTCTTTGGTGGTTTTATTTTTGTTTTAACAATGCTGCTAAAAAGTGGCGTTGGTGTTTATAAATTGGAAGACCCAATTGTAAATGTACTTGGTAATGTGATATTTACAATTTTAATGGCTTTTACAATAACATTGTTCTTTATTTATGATACAAAAGCTAAAAATGGTTTTAAAATTGGAATTGGTTCACTACTTTGGTTATTAGTTTTGGTTGGCATTACTTTTACAATTGCTGCTTATTCAAGTCCTAAAGCACGATTAAACTTAGGTGCAGATAATGGTTGAATGATTGCTGCTTCAGTTATTGCTACTTGTTGCTGTGCATTACCATTTACAATTCAAATCGCTAAAACAATTAAATCTAAAAGTGCTGACGGAATCAGTTTGCCAATGCTTTATTTAGGAATAATCTTAAATGCTTTATTATGCATTTACTTAGGTTTAGTTGTTAAATTTAATACACCTACCTGATATGTTTTTGTAATCTTCCAATTAATTGCTATTGTTGTCTATGTAATTCAAATTTATTTCTATTACTACTACAAAAACAGAACTTCAAAACAACAAGAAACCAATGTTGAGAAACAAAATTAA
- a CDS encoding C1 family peptidase: MKIDKKEINKFYKKYAKNSTNKLIESAMTKNGIFNASYNNDMQVKHNFEFNTQVTKTGITNQKSSGRCWIFSGLNMLKVKASKSLNVENFEFSENYFLFWDKLEKSNTFLQIMIDMPELKFEDRLFSFLMQGTINDGGYWEWVAGLIKKYGAVPKSIMPETYNSSNTHALNIALNTQLISATKLIRDAVKNGASKDELLSIKHQCLEIIFEICAKTLGLPPQKFSFEYRDKDKKFNRVENISPVEFLQKYVGDDFLNKVNLLDDPRSENPKNRLLVAKYYRSVIEEKGLESLNVTMSVIKKAVIESLKDNEPVWFDCDVDSYSDRKGGIFDLELYKYEDMLNIKNQLSKEDRVNYRLSAPTHAMTIIGVNLDNDGNPINWEIENSWGDEVGKKGYFSMSDKWFEEYVFGVIVDPKYVDKEALKGLNKPAIELEPWDPLS, translated from the coding sequence ATGAAAATAGATAAGAAAGAGATTAATAAGTTTTATAAAAAATATGCCAAGAATTCAACTAACAAACTAATTGAAAGTGCAATGACTAAAAATGGAATTTTTAACGCTAGTTATAATAATGATATGCAAGTAAAACATAACTTTGAATTCAACACACAAGTTACAAAAACCGGGATTACAAATCAAAAAAGTTCCGGTCGTTGCTGGATATTTTCTGGCTTAAATATGCTTAAAGTTAAAGCTTCAAAAAGCCTTAATGTTGAAAATTTTGAATTCAGCGAAAACTACTTTTTATTTTGAGACAAACTAGAAAAATCAAATACATTTTTACAAATTATGATTGATATGCCAGAGTTAAAATTTGAAGATAGACTTTTTTCATTCTTAATGCAAGGAACAATCAATGATGGCGGATATTGAGAGTGAGTAGCAGGATTAATCAAAAAATATGGTGCTGTGCCAAAAAGTATTATGCCTGAAACATATAACTCGAGCAATACTCACGCTTTAAATATTGCTCTAAATACTCAATTAATTAGTGCAACTAAATTAATTAGAGATGCAGTTAAAAATGGCGCAAGCAAAGATGAACTCTTAAGTATTAAGCATCAATGCCTTGAAATAATCTTTGAAATTTGTGCTAAGACACTTGGCTTACCACCTCAAAAGTTTTCATTTGAATATCGAGACAAAGATAAAAAATTCAACAGAGTTGAAAACATAAGCCCTGTGGAATTCTTACAAAAATATGTTGGCGATGATTTCTTGAATAAGGTAAATTTACTTGATGATCCACGTAGTGAAAATCCTAAAAATAGACTACTAGTTGCTAAATATTACAGATCAGTAATTGAAGAAAAAGGTTTAGAATCTCTTAATGTTACAATGAGTGTGATTAAAAAAGCTGTTATTGAATCATTAAAAGATAATGAGCCTGTTTGATTTGATTGTGACGTTGATTCTTATAGTGATAGAAAAGGCGGAATATTTGACTTAGAACTATATAAGTACGAAGATATGCTAAATATAAAAAATCAATTGTCAAAAGAAGACAGAGTTAATTATCGACTTTCTGCTCCTACACATGCAATGACAATCATTGGTGTTAATTTAGATAATGATGGCAATCCAATTAATTGAGAAATTGAAAATTCGTGAGGTGATGAAGTTGGTAAAAAGGGGTATTTTTCAATGAGTGATAAGTGATTTGAAGAATATGTTTTTGGCGTTATTGTTGATCCTAAATATGTTGATAAAGAGGCTCTTAAAGGTCTAAATAAACCTGCTATTGAACTTGAACCATGAGACCCACTATCATAG
- the mgtE gene encoding magnesium transporter, which translates to MSESQEINLQNELQEIIITKNVAKARDFIDNNPMADVAALLNELKLEEQLTFLPLLKTVEAAELFSYLDEEVQSNLAQSFTEDWGMKLLQELQSDELADVLEELPSNVTSKILAYTPREKRTELNKLLSYEDDEVGSIMSIDISSISNFYTCEQALHKIRRDYKKKNAELVHYYYVVNETNKLIGVLTLEEIIFADPNAKIDDIYNPVTYVSVHDKTEIAAQVFSEHDMSVLPVVNHEKRLVGMITSDDVIDVIKEEATEDLYKIAGINSHEVNENEYLKTPWYKILKSRILWLILLLLFATVTQIIVHFGAWSIAKRINQQATTISLATIAFAALIPVINSTTSNSGIQANISVNRALALKEIETNQYAKVIWKETLIGFISGLILALINFARLGVYFSVTKDLMSVQKMIYWAIIIGSSIALLLSLTISKLLGAAFPIIWAKFKKDPSSISVSLIKTITDIIATLLIFSLTFALITAFV; encoded by the coding sequence ATGAGCGAAAGTCAAGAAATTAACTTACAGAACGAACTGCAAGAAATTATTATAACTAAAAATGTTGCAAAAGCCAGAGATTTCATCGATAATAATCCAATGGCCGATGTTGCAGCACTACTAAATGAGTTAAAGTTAGAAGAACAATTAACTTTTTTACCTTTATTAAAGACGGTTGAAGCAGCTGAATTGTTTAGCTACCTTGATGAAGAAGTTCAATCTAATTTGGCTCAAAGTTTTACAGAAGATTGGGGAATGAAATTACTTCAAGAATTGCAAAGTGATGAATTAGCAGATGTTTTAGAAGAATTACCTTCTAATGTTACAAGTAAAATACTAGCATATACACCACGCGAAAAAAGAACTGAATTAAACAAGTTACTTAGTTATGAAGATGATGAAGTTGGTAGCATAATGTCTATTGACATTTCGTCAATTAGTAATTTTTATACATGCGAACAAGCCTTACATAAAATTAGACGTGATTACAAAAAGAAAAATGCTGAATTAGTTCATTATTACTATGTAGTTAATGAAACAAATAAACTAATTGGCGTTTTAACCTTAGAGGAAATTATTTTTGCTGATCCAAATGCAAAAATTGATGATATATACAATCCTGTAACATATGTTTCGGTGCATGATAAAACTGAGATTGCCGCTCAAGTATTTAGTGAACATGATATGTCTGTTTTACCTGTTGTTAACCACGAAAAAAGACTTGTTGGTATGATAACCAGTGATGATGTTATAGATGTTATTAAAGAAGAAGCAACCGAGGACCTATATAAAATTGCAGGTATTAATAGCCATGAAGTTAATGAGAATGAATATTTAAAAACACCTTGATACAAAATTCTTAAATCTAGAATTTTGTGGTTAATATTATTGTTGCTTTTTGCAACAGTAACCCAAATTATAGTTCATTTTGGAGCATGAAGCATTGCTAAAAGAATTAATCAGCAAGCAACAACTATCTCACTTGCAACCATTGCTTTTGCAGCACTAATTCCAGTAATTAATAGTACTACAAGTAATAGTGGAATACAGGCTAATATATCAGTTAATAGAGCATTAGCATTAAAAGAAATTGAAACTAATCAGTATGCTAAGGTAATTTGAAAAGAAACTTTAATTGGCTTTATTAGCGGATTAATTCTAGCTCTTATTAATTTTGCTCGTCTTGGTGTTTATTTTTCAGTAACAAAAGACTTAATGTCAGTTCAAAAAATGATTTATTGAGCAATAATAATTGGTTCATCAATAGCACTTTTATTATCATTAACCATTTCAAAATTATTAGGTGCTGCTTTCCCAATAATTTGAGCTAAATTTAAAAAAGACCCAAGTTCAATATCTGTTTCGTTAATTAAAACAATTACTGACATAATTGCAACATTGTTAATTTTTTCACTTACTTTTGCACTCATTACTGCATTTGTTTAG
- a CDS encoding diadenylate cyclase, producing the protein MPLIISSIKNKMARTHFQKLGQSSQIRLINQLREAVEYLSKNKVGALITIENNDNIDNLRTDGVILNANISSSLLISIFNKYSPLHDGAVIIRDNKIYYASTFYKITRKSIDNQYGARHRAAMGISELCDATTIIVSEETGDVKFVKNGTFYNIRLEQFQEQLVKYLKD; encoded by the coding sequence ATGCCTCTTATTATTTCTTCAATTAAAAATAAAATGGCTCGTACACACTTCCAAAAACTAGGACAAAGTAGTCAAATTAGATTGATCAACCAACTTCGGGAAGCAGTTGAATATTTATCAAAGAACAAAGTCGGTGCTTTGATAACAATTGAAAATAATGACAACATTGATAATTTAAGAACTGATGGTGTTATTTTGAATGCAAACATTAGCAGTAGCCTACTGATTTCAATTTTTAATAAATATAGTCCACTTCATGATGGAGCAGTTATTATCCGTGATAACAAAATTTATTATGCATCAACATTTTATAAAATAACAAGAAAATCAATTGATAACCAATATGGTGCGCGCCACAGAGCAGCGATGGGAATTAGTGAACTTTGTGATGCAACCACAATAATTGTTAGTGAAGAAACTGGAGATGTAAAGTTTGTTAAGAATGGAACATTTTACAACATCCGTCTTGAACAATTTCAAGAACAATTAGTTAAATACTTAAAGGATTAA
- a CDS encoding transposase — MVDRINQFKKSIQIIDGTLKSYNSDDSVFSKWSRKGKIKGSKDFTLLYTYDLKTKEPIYGRPYAGNMLDCTIFEDYLENIAKNDELIVGDKGYWNSKIIKKIEEHKKWDIYFQLNVLQN, encoded by the coding sequence ATGGTTGATAGAATTAACCAGTTTAAAAAATCTATTCAAATTATTGATGGTACATTAAAATCATACAATTCTGATGATTCTGTTTTTTCTAAATGATCAAGAAAAGGAAAAATAAAAGGTAGTAAAGATTTTACACTTTTGTATACATACGATTTAAAAACAAAAGAACCAATCTATGGTAGACCATATGCTGGAAATATGTTGGATTGCACTATATTTGAAGACTATTTGGAAAATATAGCTAAAAATGATGAGTTAATAGTTGGGGATAAAGGTTATTGGAATTCTAAGATAATTAAGAAGATTGAAGAACACAAAAAATGAGATATTTATTTCCAATTAAACGTTCTTCAAAACTAA
- a CDS encoding transposase, whose product MRYLFPIKRSSKLISANNLMDNLIPLMIKDRNLLGKITNIGNKYYYTIKDLDIEANERKVLFKMSQKKNNFEFQKFNDETINLGTIIFESNSKLSLEDVYTIYSQRWEIEEMFRFYKNILELPKTGVHSEYRLIYNRVY is encoded by the coding sequence ATGAGATATTTATTTCCAATTAAACGTTCTTCAAAACTAATTTCAGCAAATAATTTAATGGATAATTTGATTCCATTAATGATAAAAGATAGAAATTTACTTGGAAAAATTACTAATATAGGAAATAAATACTATTACACAATTAAAGATTTAGATATAGAAGCGAATGAAAGAAAAGTGCTTTTTAAAATGTCACAAAAGAAGAATAATTTTGAATTTCAAAAATTTAATGATGAAACTATAAATCTAGGTACAATAATCTTTGAATCTAACAGCAAACTATCACTTGAAGATGTCTACACAATATATTCTCAAAGATGAGAAATAGAAGAAATGTTTAGATTTTATAAGAACATTTTAGAATTACCAAAAACAGGAGTTCATTCTGAATATAGACTTATATACAACAGAGTTTATTAA
- a CDS encoding transposase produces MLDYGFSKDAKINNVQVVLGMMIDAYGIPIAYKLFAGNTSDFKTFVPFIKEVKEKLGIENITVIADRGLNSGPNLLELKKMVLSS; encoded by the coding sequence TTGTTAGATTACGGGTTTTCTAAGGATGCAAAAATTAATAATGTACAGGTTGTTCTTGGGATGATGATTGATGCTTATGGAATTCCAATTGCCTACAAATTGTTTGCCGGAAATACAAGTGATTTTAAAACTTTTGTCCCTTTTATAAAGGAAGTTAAGGAAAAATTAGGTATTGAAAATATTACTGTTATTGCAGACAGAGGATTAAACTCTGGTCCTAATCTTTTAGAACTTAAAAAGATGGTTTTGAGTTCATAA
- a CDS encoding ABC transporter ATP-binding protein, with translation MLNIFKYMPLKIKFFAFISAFFAIIQPFLSMLNPTITKQLITLIANVQNGIEMKQVNLLFWNIITNSTNLSIVYLISMAIGFALLLMIVAFLSAFFATKTCIYGTYYLRKALFEHLLTLSRSKLEKYSVGSLLTRFSNDLSKIRDGIFIVIRGLVVSPFFVIWGLVFTTTTNLYLSIAIYITIPFLIGGAIFAIFKLFPFYRKENWILDQLNEQSKEDINAVALIKSYNLEEQRYQKYFSKNQEWFNVYSKNATFSSYAWPIINVFVLFGNVIIFALIAFLIGKKGNDNISKLIGDISQFTANLSMISMGVFNTLFTINRLFRSSVSAKRFIELMNTRSEIPYVISDNKITNGSIEFRNVNFSYPIYKKGELVDSKVALKNINLKIESGQKVGIIGKTGSGKSTLVKLLSHEYLLNEEDGKILIDSHNINEIDTANFFEKVTHVYQKPMIISGSIKKNITFSNDKFSEQEIEQAINISCADFINELDDKYSAKVDQRGKNFSGGQRQRVAIAQALIKKPKILILDDSTSALDNETDLKVRQNIRDNLKESTLIIISQKINSIKDSDQIFVLDKGELIAKDKHDNLINNCKIYQEIWKSQEEEGGQ, from the coding sequence ATGTTAAATATTTTCAAATATATGCCACTAAAAATTAAGTTTTTTGCTTTCATTAGTGCATTTTTTGCAATTATACAGCCTTTTTTGTCAATGCTTAATCCAACAATAACAAAACAACTTATTACATTGATTGCAAATGTTCAAAACGGAATTGAAATGAAGCAAGTTAATTTATTGTTTTGAAACATAATTACTAACAGTACAAATCTTAGTATAGTTTATTTAATTTCAATGGCTATTGGGTTTGCATTGTTGCTAATGATAGTAGCTTTCTTAAGTGCATTTTTTGCAACAAAAACCTGTATTTATGGGACTTATTATTTAAGAAAAGCATTGTTTGAGCATTTACTTACTCTTTCAAGGAGTAAACTAGAAAAATATAGCGTTGGAAGTTTACTAACGCGTTTTAGTAATGATTTGAGCAAAATTAGAGATGGTATTTTTATAGTTATTAGAGGTCTGGTTGTTTCTCCATTTTTTGTAATTTGAGGTCTTGTATTCACAACTACAACAAACCTTTATTTATCAATTGCGATTTATATAACTATTCCATTCTTAATTGGTGGAGCAATATTTGCAATTTTCAAATTATTTCCTTTTTATCGAAAAGAAAATTGAATTTTAGATCAATTAAATGAACAATCAAAAGAAGATATAAATGCCGTTGCTTTAATTAAGTCATATAACCTTGAGGAACAAAGATATCAAAAATATTTTTCAAAAAACCAAGAATGATTTAATGTATATAGTAAGAATGCCACATTTAGTTCATATGCATGACCTATAATTAATGTTTTTGTGCTTTTTGGAAATGTTATAATTTTTGCCTTAATAGCCTTTTTAATAGGCAAAAAAGGTAATGACAACATCTCAAAATTAATTGGTGATATTTCTCAGTTTACAGCTAATTTAAGCATGATTTCAATGGGTGTTTTTAACACATTATTTACTATTAATAGATTATTTAGATCAAGTGTTTCAGCTAAAAGATTTATTGAATTAATGAATACAAGAAGCGAAATTCCTTATGTTATTAGTGATAATAAAATAACTAATGGTTCAATTGAGTTTAGGAATGTTAATTTTTCCTATCCTATCTATAAAAAAGGCGAATTGGTCGATTCAAAGGTAGCGTTGAAAAATATTAATCTAAAAATTGAATCAGGTCAAAAAGTAGGGATAATTGGTAAAACAGGTAGCGGTAAAAGCACTCTTGTAAAACTTTTATCACATGAATATTTACTCAATGAAGAAGATGGAAAAATTCTTATTGATTCACATAATATTAACGAAATTGACACGGCTAATTTCTTTGAAAAAGTTACACATGTTTATCAAAAACCAATGATCATTTCAGGTTCAATAAAGAAAAATATTACATTCTCGAACGATAAATTTAGTGAACAAGAAATTGAACAAGCAATTAATATTTCATGTGCTGATTTTATAAACGAATTAGATGACAAATACAGTGCTAAAGTTGATCAACGTGGTAAAAATTTTAGTGGTGGCCAACGCCAAAGAGTTGCAATTGCACAAGCATTGATTAAGAAACCTAAAATCTTAATTTTAGATGATTCTACTAGTGCACTTGATAATGAAACTGATCTAAAAGTGCGTCAAAATATTAGAGATAACTTAAAAGAAAGTACATTAATTATAATTAGTCAAAAGATTAATTCAATTAAAGATTCAGATCAAATTTTTGTTCTTGATAAAGGAGAATTAATTGCTAAGGATAAGCATGATAATTTAATTAATAATTGCAAAATTTATCAAGAGATTTGAAAATCACAGGAAGAAGAAGGGGGTCAATAA
- a CDS encoding ABC transporter ATP-binding protein, with product MARRFTNIYLRKKGEKRVGLKIFFKFLTNFEISRSVWVFTIIFGFFVASLTNVASWLIGFITDKFLDSKTFNIANFRMKDYIIFVILLACLYIFIKVFEISQRLTISKLSAKIGWNLRLQCYQKIQQMQMSYYEEEQTGDIMSALTNDIQNITQAIWDILVSFIAIIFEFTFIAIMMFVYAPLLAIIILLIALFNASIIFLIIKSNQKFYIEQQERLGQFNGYLEEIMDALPLVNLHQQSQSVAKEFDKYSKALVKPDASAGFRMNITFPWFHFSKTLNLIILISTAALFVYYDIPIGGIKPLSAGVVMTFALYLFRINDNILLILEIVNGIQHGLGSIVRINKILALNPQFDENKLNELDYKTGKIEFKNVSFAYPSNPDKLVLKNISFTIEKGKSLALVGHTGCGKTTIAKLLSKFYVPTSGQILIDGQNILDIKSKSWRNYIDTILQETYIFNDTVKNNLTIVNPNISEQDFDKIVNKTSINEFIELMPNKYETFLKSNGNNLSEGQKQLIAITRSLIASKPISILDEATSNIDTITEFKIQKAMKHLMKDRSMLIIAHRLSTIKNVDEILVIKEGTIIERGSHKQLLNQNGHYKKIYALGVNDLLIE from the coding sequence ATGGCACGTAGATTTACCAATATTTACCTTCGAAAAAAAGGTGAAAAAAGGGTTGGTTTAAAAATTTTTTTTAAATTTTTAACTAACTTCGAAATTTCAAGAAGTGTTTGAGTTTTCACAATAATTTTTGGTTTTTTTGTTGCATCATTAACAAATGTTGCGTCTTGGTTAATTGGTTTTATAACTGACAAATTTTTAGATTCAAAAACATTTAATATTGCAAATTTTAGGATGAAAGATTACATAATTTTTGTAATATTACTTGCTTGTTTATATATTTTTATAAAGGTTTTTGAAATTAGTCAAAGGCTGACAATTTCAAAACTATCTGCTAAAATTGGATGAAATCTAAGACTTCAATGCTACCAAAAGATTCAACAGATGCAAATGAGCTATTATGAAGAAGAACAAACAGGTGACATAATGTCAGCACTAACTAATGATATACAGAATATAACTCAAGCAATATGAGATATTTTAGTTTCTTTCATAGCAATAATATTTGAATTTACCTTTATAGCAATTATGATGTTTGTTTATGCGCCCTTACTTGCTATCATTATTTTACTAATTGCACTATTTAATGCTTCAATTATTTTCTTAATTATTAAAAGTAATCAAAAATTTTATATCGAGCAACAAGAAAGACTTGGACAATTTAATGGTTATTTGGAAGAAATTATGGATGCTCTTCCACTTGTTAATTTGCATCAACAAAGTCAAAGCGTTGCTAAGGAATTTGATAAATATTCAAAAGCATTAGTTAAACCAGATGCAAGTGCTGGGTTTAGAATGAATATAACATTTCCTTGATTTCACTTTAGTAAAACACTAAATTTAATAATATTAATTTCAACTGCTGCATTATTTGTTTATTATGATATTCCTATTGGTGGAATTAAGCCTTTAAGTGCTGGAGTTGTTATGACTTTTGCTTTATATCTTTTTAGAATTAACGATAATATCTTACTAATTCTTGAGATTGTTAATGGAATTCAGCACGGTTTAGGTTCAATTGTTAGAATTAATAAAATTTTAGCTCTTAATCCACAATTTGATGAGAATAAATTAAATGAATTAGACTATAAAACAGGTAAAATTGAATTTAAAAATGTTTCTTTTGCTTATCCATCTAATCCAGATAAATTAGTTCTAAAAAATATAAGTTTTACAATTGAAAAAGGTAAGTCCCTTGCACTTGTAGGACACACAGGCTGTGGTAAAACCACAATTGCAAAACTATTATCAAAATTTTATGTCCCAACAAGTGGTCAAATTTTAATAGATGGACAGAATATACTTGATATCAAAAGCAAAAGTTGAAGAAATTATATTGATACAATTTTGCAAGAAACCTACATCTTTAATGACACTGTTAAAAATAACTTAACAATAGTTAATCCTAATATAAGTGAGCAAGACTTTGATAAAATAGTTAATAAAACATCAATTAATGAATTTATAGAACTAATGCCGAATAAATATGAGACATTTCTTAAGTCAAACGGAAATAATTTAAGCGAAGGACAAAAACAATTAATAGCAATTACACGTTCACTAATTGCCTCAAAACCAATATCAATTCTTGATGAGGCTACTTCCAATATTGACACAATTACCGAGTTTAAAATTCAAAAAGCTATGAAACATTTAATGAAAGATAGAAGTATGTTAATTATTGCACACCGTTTAAGCACAATAAAAAATGTAGATGAAATTCTCGTTATAAAAGAGGGAACGATTATTGAGCGTGGTAGTCACAAACAATTATTAAATCAAAATGGACACTATAAGAAAATATACGCTCTTGGTGTTAATGACTTGCTCATTGAATAA